DNA sequence from the Cohnella herbarum genome:
TGCTTGGCAATCACGGTCTCGTTACGACGGGACGTAACTTGCGCGAAGCCTACTATCGCACCGAAGTCGTCGAAGAGAGCGCCAAGATTTTCCTAATCGCCAAAGCGATCAAGGAACCGAAAGTGCTAACGAAGGAAGAATTCGAAGAAATCGCTTCCCTCGAGAGTGAAGCTTACCGGATCGAGCTGCTGCAAAAAATGAAATAGAAGCTCCCGCTTCGAAAAAGGGAGGGATTGGCGATGACCACGGGAACGACGGTACTGGCGTTCGACATGGGAGCCAGCAGCGGACGGGCGCTTATCGGTCGGTTAGCGAACGATTCCGAAGGCAAGCGCAAGCTGGAAGTCTCGGAAATTCACCGTTTTCCGAACCATGCGATCCAAGTGGGGAAGCATTTGCACTGGGATACGTTGCGCCTGTTGCATGAGATGAAGAAGGGGATTCGTCTGGCATTCCAGAACGGATACGAGCCTTCCACGTTCGGCGTCGATACGTGGGGAGTCGATTTCGGTTTGTTGGATGCGAACGGCGAGTTATTAGGCAATCCTTATCATTATCGGGACTCTCATACGGACGGTCTTATCGAGGAAGTAAACGGTTTGATCGGGCAGGAAGCCTTGTTTCGCCAGAGCGGTCTGCAGTTCATGCCATTTAATACGTTATACCAACTATACGCGATGAAGAAGGCGGCTTCTCCGAAGCTGGACGTCGCACAAACCTTGTTGCTGACCCCGGATTTATTGACATATTTGTTGACCGGAGTGAAATCGTGCGAGTTCACGATGGCCACGACGACACAGCTCTACGATCCGGGTACGCAATCCTGGAACGTCGAGCTCATGGAGAAGCTGGGCATTCCGTCCCGGTTGTTCCTTAACCCTGTCCATCCGGGGACGATCGTAGGCCCGCTTGCGCCTGAAGTCATGGCAGAACTGGGCGTTCCCGCCATGCAAGCGGTAGCGGTCGGAACGCACGACACGGAATCTGCGATCGCCGCGGTTCCCGCGGGAGACGAGCCGTTCGCGTTCCTCGTATGCGGTACTTGGTCGCTGCTCGGAACGGAGATGTCGCAACCTCTGTTGACGACAGAAACGATGGAGCTTGAATTCTCCAACGAAGGCGGCGTCGGCGGAACGTATCAATTGCTGAAGAACATTATGGGTTTGTGGATTTTGCAGGAATGCAAACGCGAATGGGACGAGAAGGGCAACGAGCTTAGCTTCCCGGAATTGGTCCGCTTAGCCGAGCAGGCAGCGCCTTTCCGCAGCCTGATCCACCCGGATGATCCGCGGTTTTTCGCTCCTGGCGGCATGGTGGACAAAATTCGTTCCTTCTGCGAAGAAACGAATCAGCCGATTCCCGAATCCGAAGGGGAGATCATCCGTTGCATCTTGGAAAGCTTAGCGCTTCGATATCGCCAAGCGCTCGAGCAAGCGGAGATGCTGACGGATAAGCGGTACGGGGGCCTTCATATGGTCGGCGGAGGCATTCAGAACGAATTGTTATGCCGATTTACCGCCAATGCGTTAGGTAAGCCGGTATGGGCGGGACCGATCGAAGCGAGCGCGATCGGCAACATGCTGATGCAACTCGTTGCCCTCGGCGAATGCAAGGATTTGCAGGAGGCGCGCCGACTCGTCGCGGATTCGTTCCCGATCAGCGTTTACGAACCAAGCACGGACGCGAACTGGTCCGCCGCATACGAGAAATTCGTCGGTTTCGGCCGAGTATAATGAGGAGGAACGACAGATGCTAATCGGAATATCGAGTTTAATCTCGCCGGAACTGCTGAAAGTGCTCATGGAGATGGGGCATAGCGATGAGATCGTCATTGCGGACGGCAATTTTCCGGGAGCGAGCCATGCGCAAAGATTAATCCGCGCGGATGGTCACGGCATTCCGGAACTGCTCGACGCCATTCTTCGGCTTTTCCCGTTGGATCCTTACGTAGACAAACCCGTAGCCTTAATGCAAGTCATGCCGGGGGATACTGTGGAAACGCCGATATGGAATACTTACGGAGAAATAATCGAATCGCGTACCGGCAATAAGGCTCCTTTCGAGGAAGTGGAACGTTTCGCGTTCTACGAACGGGCCAAGAAAGCTTACGCCGTAATCGCGACCGGTGAAAGCGCGCTGTACGCGAACTTGATTTTGAAAAAAGGCGTTATCACGGAGTAATAAGTCGTAAGTAATAAGAGCGCAGTTGTACCCGATAAGGGGCTGTTCCAAAAGGAATCTTTCCTTTCGGGACAGCCCCTTATTCAAATAGATTGGATTTATGAGCAAGTTCCACTAGGCGGTTAAGTGACCGAGAAGCTCACCATGTTAGTCGTATATGGCTGAGAACGGCTCAGCGTATCGGGAATATTTAGCTAATTTTATGCGATAACCCTATTTTTCTTGTGTTGTGCTTTGTATTGAGATTGCTCGGCTTCGGCGGATTGCACCTTCGTATGGAGCTGCTCGGAAATTCGATAATCGTATTTACCTTGACGGATGGCATTGCGCAGTTGACCGATCGTATCGCAGTCTTGTTCGAATCGGTTATACAAGCTTCCGAACTGCAAAGGCTGGTGGGTATCGCTGCCCGCAACGACGGGGATTCCCATACTTTCAGCGAAACGGACTACTTTATTTTCCATCTCCAATCCGTAGTGGTGCAAGTCTCTTCCATTCAGATCGAACGCATCCATGCGTCGTAGCAGTTCCGGATTCACGTGCCCAAGCGGATTCAACTCTCGAAAAGGGTGCGCCCCGATCTTCAGACAGAACATCTCGTCGCTCAGATCGAGCAGGCGAGACAACTCGATATAATCGTTCTCCTCCGTATGACCGTCTAGCTGTGAACGTACTTTAATCACGTTCTCCCTCGTTCCGATGACGAGAATGTGACCCTTCTCCCGTACGTCAACCTCCATCCCTGAAAATACTTTAACCCCTTCGACTAAGTAATGATCCCCTTCATACCTGAAGCATTTATCTAACGTATCGTAAATGTCGTAAAACCGTCGCGTATTGAAATGCTCTGTCAGGGCTACGGCATCCAACTTGGATTTACCCGCTTCTTGAATCATGTTGCAAAAATAATCATAAGAAAAATCGATGTTTTTGGACCACTTGGCGTGCGTATGCAAATCGATATTCACTTTATTACCGCTCCTTTGTCAAAATGCTGATCCGTGATAAATCCATTATAGTGAAAAATAATTTTCATGTAAATTTATATGAAAATATTTAATGCATAAAACATATTGTGTTAACGATCTGATAACAAATCAACCCTATCCTGATAGAGAAGGCCGGAACAACCATATCTTTAGGAGGAACGAAGATGAACGCTGGACCCATGAAGAAACGCTGGGAGTTAACTTCGCAACAGAAGCTTATGATTTTCATTTTGTCGATGTCCTTGTACGGAATATCCAACATGATTACCGAACTGATTCCGGAAGTGAAACTTGGACCCGTGGAGCTTAAGGTCGAATATTTCATTTTCATTCCGCTGTTGTTCGCGATCTTGTTTAACCCCCTCTACGCTGCGCTCGGAGCTTGCTTCGGAGAAGTGATATTCGGGGAGCTGCTGCTGGGTCAATTCGGAGGGTTAGGCGAATTGGAGAAATTCATCGAGTTCTCGCTGGCGATCTTCATCGCGGGGATGCTCGTAACGAATCCAACCAACAGAAGACAGCTAGCCATTGCGGCTTACGTTGCGATAGGGATCGATCAATTGCTGGGCACGATTGTCGATATCGGCAAAGTTTATTTCGGAATCGAGGACTTTGAAGCCGTTTCCGGACTGCCCGAAAGCGTCTTAGCCGTCGAGGGCTTCGCTTTCCTGAATGCGATGGTCGTCTCGGGAACCTTATTCGCGTTACTTCCGACCTTATATTTGGTACCGCGCCTCTATGGCAAAGTAGAGCCGCTTCTTGGCATGAAGCCGCGCGATGGACGGGCATCCGCATCGGTCGGCGAATTCGTAACGCCACGACTGCTTATTCTGAGCATTCTTCTATTCGCAACGGCCGGCGCAGCGGAATTCATGGCGGAGTCGGACATCAACTTGGTGGATTGGGAATCGGGATTTTTAGCGGATATGGGAAATGGCGCGATCTGGATCAGCATGGGCGTCGCGGCGGTTATTTTTATCGTCACGTTAGTATGGGCGGTGAACAGAAGAGCGGGTAAACGGAAAGGGGAAGCGGTTTAATGGCACACCAGTCTACGGAAGATCAACCCATCATCCAACTCGACAACGTGACCTTCCGTTACCCGGGCGCGCAAATCGATTCTCTTTATCAAGTTAACCTTTCGATATCCCGCGGTGATTTTATAGCGATCGCCGGGAGTAACGGGAGCGGCAAGACGACTCTGTGCAAATGCTTTAACGGTCTTATCCCGGGATACTATTCCGGCGATATGGAGGGAACCATCGTCATTGACGGTTTCTCCGCTTCGGAACGGAGCGTCGCCGAGCTGTCGAAGAGCGTAGCTTACGTATTCCAAGACTTCGAGAATCAGCTGGTGCGGCCGACCGTCTACGACGAAGCCTGTTTTGCGCCGCTCAACTTCGGATACGAGGATTACAAGGAGCGCGGATTACATGCGCTTGAGATGCTCGAGATCGAGCATTTGCGCAACGAATGGATTTGGCAGTTAAGCGGCGGGCAGAAGCATATGGCCGCGCTGGCTGCGGCGTTGGCTCTGAACCCCGAAGTCATCGTCGTAGATGAGCCGGTAGCCCAGCTTGATCCCGCGCATGCACGAATGATCTATGACAAGCTCAAGTTGTTAAACGAGAAGTATGGGAAAACGATCGTGGTTATCGAGCATCACACGGAATTCATCGCCGATTATTGCCGGAAGATCGTTCTCATGGAGAAAGGGGGCAGAGTTCGCTGGGTCAAGACGGTCTCCGAAGGATTGTCGGCAGTGGCGGATCTAAACGAGATGAACATTCAGCCACCGCAAGTGACTCAAGCGTTTCATGCGCTACGCGGCGTACGAGAGGCGGAGCGGGGAATCCCGTACCCGATTACGATCGAGGAAGCCGTAGCCCATTGGGCGCCTATTCTCAAGCGGGCTACGTTTCCTTCGATTGCTGCCAAGCAAGAGAGTGCCGCTCCGACTTCTAAAGAGACGCTTGTCCGTTTCGACAAAGTCGTCAGCGGATATCAAGGCATCGATCGGAAGAAAAGGCCGATCATTCGGGAATTGGACTTGAGTATTCACGATGGCGACCGAATCGCGTTGATAGGCAATAATGGCGCGGGTAAGTCTACTTTGCTCCGATTAATCTCGGGACTTCGCCGTCCATGGGAAGGTGCGGTTACCGTTTGCGGTCAAGATACTCGCAAGACGTCTCCCGAGAAGTTAGCCGACCAGGTTGCGTTTCTCTTTCAGAATCCGGAGGAAATGTTCATCGCCGATAACATCCGCGAGGATGTTGCCTACTTCTTGAAGGCTAGGAAACAGGAAGGAATCGAGGCTTTCGTCGACGAGGTGTTAGGAAGGTTTAAGCTCACGGATCTGCAAGAGCGAGACGGAAGACTGTTAAGCGGCGGTCAGCAACGTCGCGCTTCGCTGGCGATCGGGATGGCTATGCGTCCGACCGTCATGCTGCTCGACGAGCCTACCGCAAGTCTAGACATCGCAAGCCGGAAGGAAATGACCTTGTTGTTCGAGGAGCTGCACGACCATGTCAAAGCCGTAATCGTAGCGACTCATGATATGCAACTTGTGGCGGACTGGGCAAACCGGGTAATCGTCATGAACGAAGGACGTATTCTTCTCGATACGGACAGCAGCACCGTGTTTCAACATCCGGAAATTCTCGACAAGGCCGCTCTGGTCGCTCCGCAAATCATTCAATTATGCCAACGGCTCGATATCGTTCCGGCTTGTCTATCCGTACAACAATTCATAACTTATATGCAGCATGCGCCGCGAGAGGAGTTTTCCTATGGAAGTCGTTGAAACCGTTCATAAATCCACGATCTGGGAAAAGCTGAGCGTAGAGCGAGTCAAGATCGAACTGTTAAGAACGGCCTATGGCCAATCGATGACTTTCCTTTCCAAGTTCGATCCTCGAATGCTGATCGGCTGGTACTCTTTCTTCGCGATCGCCCCTTGGTTTATTCATAACAAGACGGTTCTCATCGGGCTGCTATTAGCCATCGCTATTCTTACTTATACTTCGAAGCCGAGCGTTCTCGTCCTTATCGTGCTGGCGTTCGGACTTGTCACGGATACGGCATATATGCTGATCGTTGCGTTAGCTTTCGGCGGAGGTCTATCCGCCGCTTGGGCGCTTTCCACGTTAACCCTGAAGCTGCTTGTCATCGCCTTGGCAAGCATAGCCGTATTTTCCAGTATGGACCCCGAGAAGCTTAGCGATGCGCTGTTAAGCCTTGGAATGCCGGCCCAGTTCAGTTTCGGCGTCGCGTACGGCTATCGAATGTTGCCGATCCTAATCGAAGAATATAATAATTTGCTTTACTCTTACAGGCTTAGAGGAAGCGCCCCGCTGCGCAGAGGATGGCTAGGCTGGCGAACGATAATCTACATTGGCAAAATATCGGTATTGGCGTTCTATCCGCTCATTCTCAACACCGCCAAGCGCACGAGGACAACCGTCGAGGCTTTGGAAGTGAAAGGGTTCACATACGCGATCAAAGACCCGAAGGTTAAGCGCATTAAGCTGGCCTACTTGAAAATTCTCCCTCGGGATTACGCTTTCGTTGCGCTATCCGTAGGATACGTAGCTTTCGTATTCTGGCTGGGCAATCAATTTCATATTTAATTCGTAAAGACAGGAGCAATCCCTAATGAATATCGATCTTCATGCCCATGTGAAGTTATCTAAAAAAACAAAGTTTTCCTTGGAATATTTTCAGGAAACCATTCAAGAAGCTAGACTAAACGGGCTTGATGCCATCGCGATGACCGAACACTTCAATACCTATCGTTTTCATGACATCTATGAGGAATTAGACCGGCAATTTCAGTACAAGGACGATTATTACGACGTGGACGGATTTAAGGTGTTTCCCGGGATGGAAGTCGACGTTAAATTGGGAGGTCATATTCTAGTCATAGGAACCCGGGATTCGATATTGGCATTGCGCTCGAAACTCGAATCCCATA
Encoded proteins:
- a CDS encoding rhamnulokinase, which encodes MTTGTTVLAFDMGASSGRALIGRLANDSEGKRKLEVSEIHRFPNHAIQVGKHLHWDTLRLLHEMKKGIRLAFQNGYEPSTFGVDTWGVDFGLLDANGELLGNPYHYRDSHTDGLIEEVNGLIGQEALFRQSGLQFMPFNTLYQLYAMKKAASPKLDVAQTLLLTPDLLTYLLTGVKSCEFTMATTTQLYDPGTQSWNVELMEKLGIPSRLFLNPVHPGTIVGPLAPEVMAELGVPAMQAVAVGTHDTESAIAAVPAGDEPFAFLVCGTWSLLGTEMSQPLLTTETMELEFSNEGGVGGTYQLLKNIMGLWILQECKREWDEKGNELSFPELVRLAEQAAPFRSLIHPDDPRFFAPGGMVDKIRSFCEETNQPIPESEGEIIRCILESLALRYRQALEQAEMLTDKRYGGLHMVGGGIQNELLCRFTANALGKPVWAGPIEASAIGNMLMQLVALGECKDLQEARRLVADSFPISVYEPSTDANWSAAYEKFVGFGRV
- a CDS encoding RbsD/FucU family protein; this encodes MLIGISSLISPELLKVLMEMGHSDEIVIADGNFPGASHAQRLIRADGHGIPELLDAILRLFPLDPYVDKPVALMQVMPGDTVETPIWNTYGEIIESRTGNKAPFEEVERFAFYERAKKAYAVIATGESALYANLILKKGVITE
- a CDS encoding PHP-associated domain-containing protein, with protein sequence MNIDLHTHAKWSKNIDFSYDYFCNMIQEAGKSKLDAVALTEHFNTRRFYDIYDTLDKCFRYEGDHYLVEGVKVFSGMEVDVREKGHILVIGTRENVIKVRSQLDGHTEENDYIELSRLLDLSDEMFCLKIGAHPFRELNPLGHVNPELLRRMDAFDLNGRDLHHYGLEMENKVVRFAESMGIPVVAGSDTHQPLQFGSLYNRFEQDCDTIGQLRNAIRQGKYDYRISEQLHTKVQSAEAEQSQYKAQHKKNRVIA
- a CDS encoding cell division protein FtsQ, which translates into the protein MNAGPMKKRWELTSQQKLMIFILSMSLYGISNMITELIPEVKLGPVELKVEYFIFIPLLFAILFNPLYAALGACFGEVIFGELLLGQFGGLGELEKFIEFSLAIFIAGMLVTNPTNRRQLAIAAYVAIGIDQLLGTIVDIGKVYFGIEDFEAVSGLPESVLAVEGFAFLNAMVVSGTLFALLPTLYLVPRLYGKVEPLLGMKPRDGRASASVGEFVTPRLLILSILLFATAGAAEFMAESDINLVDWESGFLADMGNGAIWISMGVAAVIFIVTLVWAVNRRAGKRKGEAV
- a CDS encoding ABC transporter ATP-binding protein; this translates as MAHQSTEDQPIIQLDNVTFRYPGAQIDSLYQVNLSISRGDFIAIAGSNGSGKTTLCKCFNGLIPGYYSGDMEGTIVIDGFSASERSVAELSKSVAYVFQDFENQLVRPTVYDEACFAPLNFGYEDYKERGLHALEMLEIEHLRNEWIWQLSGGQKHMAALAAALALNPEVIVVDEPVAQLDPAHARMIYDKLKLLNEKYGKTIVVIEHHTEFIADYCRKIVLMEKGGRVRWVKTVSEGLSAVADLNEMNIQPPQVTQAFHALRGVREAERGIPYPITIEEAVAHWAPILKRATFPSIAAKQESAAPTSKETLVRFDKVVSGYQGIDRKKRPIIRELDLSIHDGDRIALIGNNGAGKSTLLRLISGLRRPWEGAVTVCGQDTRKTSPEKLADQVAFLFQNPEEMFIADNIREDVAYFLKARKQEGIEAFVDEVLGRFKLTDLQERDGRLLSGGQQRRASLAIGMAMRPTVMLLDEPTASLDIASRKEMTLLFEELHDHVKAVIVATHDMQLVADWANRVIVMNEGRILLDTDSSTVFQHPEILDKAALVAPQIIQLCQRLDIVPACLSVQQFITYMQHAPREEFSYGSR
- a CDS encoding energy-coupling factor transporter transmembrane component T family protein produces the protein MEVVETVHKSTIWEKLSVERVKIELLRTAYGQSMTFLSKFDPRMLIGWYSFFAIAPWFIHNKTVLIGLLLAIAILTYTSKPSVLVLIVLAFGLVTDTAYMLIVALAFGGGLSAAWALSTLTLKLLVIALASIAVFSSMDPEKLSDALLSLGMPAQFSFGVAYGYRMLPILIEEYNNLLYSYRLRGSAPLRRGWLGWRTIIYIGKISVLAFYPLILNTAKRTRTTVEALEVKGFTYAIKDPKVKRIKLAYLKILPRDYAFVALSVGYVAFVFWLGNQFHI